AGGGCGAGGGTTCTTGCACGGTATGACCCTCTCGTTTTATCACTCTGGAGCGTGAAGTTAAAACACCGAGACACCATATCAAGTCCGCAAGCGCCGCCGTGCAGTGCCTGACGTCGACGGCGGGGAGTTGACGCCGCTGGTCTCGGTGTTACAAGCTCAGTGATAACGACGCGAGAGTTGTTAACATCCCACTCCCGAGATCGCCGCCCGGTGCGACCGGCGCCCGTACCGGAGTACGCGGCACGAGAGGAACCCAGCATGACCGACGACAACAACGGCCGCCGCGGGCCCGAGGCGCGGCGGCGGGCGATCGCCGACCATGTGCTGTCGGTGGGCTCGGTCGGCGCCGGGGAACTGGCCGAGAGCTTCGGCGTGAGCCTGATGACGGTCCACCGCGACCTGGACGAGCTGCAGCGGCAGGGCATCGTCCGCAAGTACCGGGGCGGGGTGACCGCCCAGCCGTCCGGGGTGTTCGAGAGCAACGTCGCCTACCGGATGAAGACCATGCAGGCGGCCAAGGACGCCATCGCGGCCGAGGCCGCCGCGCTGGTGGAACCGGGCATGGCGGTGATGCTCGACGATTCGACCACCACGCTCGCGCTGGCCCGCAGGCTGGGCGGCGTCGCCCCGCTGACGGTGATCACCAACTTCCTGGAGACCACCAACCTGCTCGCCCGCGAGCGCGACATCAGGCTGATGACGCTGGGCGGGGAGTACGACGCGCTGCACGACTCCTTCCTCGGCGTCTCCTGTGTGGACGCGATCAGCGCGCTGAACGTCGATCTGTGCTTCGTGTCGACGTCGGCCGTCTCCGGCGGGTTCGCCTACCACCAGGAGCAGCACATCGTGTCCGTCAAACGGGCCATGCTGAAGTCCGCGCAGCGCAACGTCCTGCTGGTCGACCATTCCAAGCTCGGCCGCGTCGCGCTGCACCAGGTGGCGCCGCTGTCGGTGTTCGAACGCGTCATCGTCGACGACGGCGCGGACGCCGAGTCCCTGCGCGAGCTGGACGAGCACAAGATCGCCTACGAGGTGGCCGCCACCCGGTAGGCCCCGCGCCGGCGCGACCGCCCCCGGTCCGCAGGAGCATCCGATCCCGATGAGAGAGTGCCGATGAGAGTGCTGGCCGCTGGTGACCGTTTCGTCCTGCCGAGCCTGCTGGAGGACGCCTTGCGCGCCGAACTGGGCGCGGCGGCCGACATCCGCCGCCTGGAGCTGCCCTGGCCGGTGGTGCCGTTCGGCCCGGTGGCCGAGGTGGACGAGGCGTCCGGCGACGAGGACACGATGATCGAGGCGCTGGACGGCGTCGACGCCTGCGTGACGCAGATGGCCCCGATCACCCGGAAGGTCCTCGAGAACGCGCCGGGGCTGCGGCTGGTCGCGGTCGCGCGCGGCGGCCCGGTCAACGTGGACGTCCGGGCGGCGACGGAGCGCGGCGTGCGGGTCTGCTACGCGCCGGGACGCAACGCGACCGCCACCGCCGAGTACACCGTCGGGCTCATGCTGGCCGTCCTGCGCCGCATCCCGCGGACGCACGCCGCGCTCGCCGGCGAGCGCGCGTGGGGCGGCGAGTACTACGCCTACGAGGCGACCGGGCTCGAACTGGAGGGCACGCCGGTCGGGCTCGTCGGCGGCGGCGCGGTCGGAGGCCGGGTCGCGCGGATCCTGGCCGGGTTCGGCGCCGACGTCCAGGTCTACGACCCCTACCTGCCCGGCGGCGGTGACACGGCGAACCTCGACGACCTGCTGCGCCGCTCCCGCGTCCTGTCGCTGCACGCCCGGCTGACCCCCGACAACCACGGCATGATCGGCGCCCGCGAACTGGCGCTCATGCCGCCCGGCTCGGTGGTGATCAACTGCGCGCGCGGCCCGCTGCTGGACGAGGAGGCGCTGTGCGACGCGCTGGAGTCCGGGCACCTGTTCGGCGCGGGCCTGGACACCTTCGCCGTCGAACCGCCGCCCGCCGGCTCGCGCCTGTTCGCCGCGCCCGGCGTGGTGATGACCCCGCACCTGGGCGGCGCGAGCCGCACCGTGGCCCACCGGGCGGCCGGCATCGTGGCGGCCGAGGTCGGCAGGCTGCACCGGGGCGAGCCCCTCGCGCACTGCCTGAATCCCGCCTGAGCCCGGCCGTCCCGGCGCCGGCACCCCACCCCACCCCCACCCCCACCGGGACAGATGAGGAAGTCGACCATGTACGTCGGAATCGACGCGGGCACGTCCGTGGTCAAGGCCGCGGCGTTCGACGAGGACGGCCGGACGCTGGCGGTCGAGCCGCGTCCCGCCCGTCCCCTGCGCAGCGGCGCGCGGGCCGAGCAGGACACCGAGGAGGTCGTCGGCGCCGTCCGGGAGGTGCTCGGCGCGCTGACCGCACGGCTGCGCCGGGCACCGGCGGCGGCCGGGCTGACCGGCCAGGGCGACGGCGTGTGGCTGGTGGACGCGCACGGGCGGCCGGTCCGTCCCGCGATCTCGTGGATGGACGGCCGGGCGGCGTCGATCGTCGGCGAGTGGACGGCGGACGGCGTGGCCGCCGAGGTGTTCGCGCGCACCGGCAACGCCCTGTTCCCCGGCTGCCCGGCACCCGTCCTCGCCTGGCTCGACCGGCACGAGCCGGACTCCCTCGACGCCGCGGCCACCGCCGCCTACTGCAAGGACGTGGTCTTCCAGCGGCTCACCGGCGTGCGCGCCACCGACGCCA
The nucleotide sequence above comes from Actinomadura algeriensis. Encoded proteins:
- a CDS encoding DeoR/GlpR family DNA-binding transcription regulator, which translates into the protein MTDDNNGRRGPEARRRAIADHVLSVGSVGAGELAESFGVSLMTVHRDLDELQRQGIVRKYRGGVTAQPSGVFESNVAYRMKTMQAAKDAIAAEAAALVEPGMAVMLDDSTTTLALARRLGGVAPLTVITNFLETTNLLARERDIRLMTLGGEYDALHDSFLGVSCVDAISALNVDLCFVSTSAVSGGFAYHQEQHIVSVKRAMLKSAQRNVLLVDHSKLGRVALHQVAPLSVFERVIVDDGADAESLRELDEHKIAYEVAATR
- a CDS encoding NAD(P)-dependent oxidoreductase, with product MRVLAAGDRFVLPSLLEDALRAELGAAADIRRLELPWPVVPFGPVAEVDEASGDEDTMIEALDGVDACVTQMAPITRKVLENAPGLRLVAVARGGPVNVDVRAATERGVRVCYAPGRNATATAEYTVGLMLAVLRRIPRTHAALAGERAWGGEYYAYEATGLELEGTPVGLVGGGAVGGRVARILAGFGADVQVYDPYLPGGGDTANLDDLLRRSRVLSLHARLTPDNHGMIGARELALMPPGSVVINCARGPLLDEEALCDALESGHLFGAGLDTFAVEPPPAGSRLFAAPGVVMTPHLGGASRTVAHRAAGIVAAEVGRLHRGEPLAHCLNPA